A single region of the Rhodoligotrophos defluvii genome encodes:
- a CDS encoding carotenoid oxygenase family protein: MPETNSAWSLGFTTLEREVDRLPLEVAGALPPWLTGSLLRTGPAKFEVGSDAYAHWFDGLAMLHAFDFSGGAVHYTNRFLHSKSYREAARKGRISRGEFMTDPCRTIFGRVMAIFDRKPTDNANVNVMQLANQIVAMTETPMPICFDPLTLETRGRLDFSPSIKGQISTAHPHNDGERSYSYIIEIGRRSVYRVFADESGTQRILAELPVDQPSYMHSFGMSERYLVLTEFPLRVNPLRLAFSGKPFITNYRWRPSLGTQFTVIDKASGAVVARARAAPCFSFHHVNAYEANGALLIDLLAYPDAQIIEDLRLDRLRSGAAVNATSTLTRFRIPLRSTRAEAVEIEHEPLCDTRIELPRIDYSRRAGKPHRCVWGVAQSATERFLDTITKIELSAAEPATVKRWARPGAFPGEAVFVARPFGMEEDDGVLLSVVLDVDARTSFLLVLNAATLDELARAWVPHHIPFGFHGSYFSNLPN; encoded by the coding sequence ATGCCGGAAACGAATAGCGCCTGGTCTCTGGGCTTCACCACACTCGAACGTGAAGTCGACCGGCTGCCGCTTGAGGTCGCAGGTGCGTTGCCGCCATGGCTCACCGGGAGCCTGCTTCGGACCGGTCCTGCAAAATTCGAGGTCGGGAGCGATGCATATGCCCACTGGTTCGACGGACTCGCAATGCTCCACGCATTCGACTTCAGCGGCGGCGCTGTACATTACACGAACAGGTTCCTCCACTCGAAAAGCTACCGCGAGGCTGCACGGAAGGGCCGCATTTCGCGCGGCGAGTTCATGACCGATCCATGCCGCACCATCTTCGGCCGCGTCATGGCGATCTTCGACCGTAAACCGACGGATAACGCCAACGTCAACGTCATGCAGCTCGCTAACCAAATCGTGGCGATGACCGAGACGCCAATGCCGATCTGCTTCGATCCGCTCACGCTCGAGACGCGCGGTCGACTCGACTTCAGCCCGTCGATCAAAGGTCAGATCTCAACGGCCCATCCGCACAACGACGGCGAGCGTAGCTACTCCTACATTATCGAAATTGGGCGCCGGAGCGTCTACCGCGTATTCGCCGACGAGAGCGGTACGCAACGCATCCTAGCCGAGCTTCCCGTCGACCAGCCGAGCTACATGCATTCGTTCGGCATGTCAGAGCGCTATCTCGTGCTTACGGAGTTTCCGCTGCGGGTGAACCCGCTCAGGCTCGCGTTCTCGGGCAAACCCTTCATCACGAACTATCGGTGGCGTCCCAGCCTCGGCACGCAGTTCACGGTGATTGACAAGGCAAGCGGCGCGGTCGTGGCGCGCGCCAGGGCAGCGCCGTGCTTCAGCTTCCATCATGTCAATGCATACGAGGCAAACGGAGCGCTGCTGATCGATCTGCTCGCCTATCCTGATGCGCAGATCATCGAAGACCTCCGCCTCGATCGATTGCGCTCGGGCGCAGCTGTCAACGCGACGTCGACCCTGACGCGATTTCGGATCCCGCTCCGCAGCACGAGAGCGGAAGCAGTGGAGATCGAGCATGAGCCGCTCTGCGATACGCGCATTGAGCTGCCGCGCATCGATTACTCACGCCGTGCAGGCAAGCCACATCGCTGCGTCTGGGGAGTTGCGCAAAGCGCGACGGAACGCTTTCTCGACACCATCACCAAAATCGAACTTTCGGCGGCCGAGCCGGCGACAGTAAAGCGGTGGGCGCGACCGGGAGCCTTCCCAGGCGAAGCTGTCTTCGTTGCGCGTCCGTTCGGCATGGAGGAAGATGATGGCGTGCTCCTGTCCGTTGTCCTCGATGTTGACGCACGCACTTCCTTCTTACTCGTGCTGAACGCCGCAACGCTAGATGAACTCGCCCGGGCATGGGTCCCACATCACATACCGTTCGGCTTCCACGGCAGCTACTTTTCCAACTTGCCAAATTAG
- a CDS encoding LytTR family DNA-binding domain-containing protein, with protein MEIEGWNGETLSVSWWARALSFGALAGVFLGIIGPFGTYPNPLALRVVHQCIIMLAGTVLAGSLIPLQLRLGLRMGLPRPFVLSVAIIATAAPIAFVAFSVSSWFWGNRVAGVRPDEWYSNALLILTTTLVLWFILETARRAWFAVPIEDPPPLAAAATARPFNGEVLCLQMEDNYVRVHRDNGSHLELMPLRDAIRKFGQPGGLQVHRSYWVAAGAVDAVERNGRNLCLHLKNGIIVPVARNRVAHLRAQAWIGNDSP; from the coding sequence ATGGAAATCGAGGGTTGGAACGGAGAGACGCTGAGCGTGAGCTGGTGGGCGCGTGCGCTCAGCTTCGGCGCACTTGCGGGGGTCTTCCTTGGCATCATTGGACCGTTTGGTACCTATCCCAATCCGTTGGCTCTCCGCGTGGTCCACCAATGCATCATCATGCTCGCTGGGACAGTTCTCGCTGGCTCGCTGATCCCCCTCCAGCTGCGGCTCGGCTTGCGCATGGGTCTACCGAGACCGTTCGTCCTGTCGGTTGCCATCATTGCAACCGCCGCACCAATTGCGTTCGTTGCATTTTCGGTGTCGTCCTGGTTCTGGGGGAACCGCGTGGCAGGCGTCCGACCCGACGAGTGGTATTCCAATGCACTTTTGATCCTGACGACGACGCTCGTGCTTTGGTTCATTCTGGAGACAGCACGCCGTGCATGGTTTGCCGTGCCGATCGAAGACCCGCCACCACTGGCCGCCGCCGCCACAGCCAGGCCGTTCAACGGAGAGGTGTTGTGTCTTCAGATGGAGGACAACTATGTGCGCGTGCACAGAGACAATGGCTCACATCTTGAGCTCATGCCGCTCCGCGATGCGATTCGGAAATTCGGCCAGCCTGGTGGGCTTCAAGTTCATCGCAGCTATTGGGTTGCCGCGGGAGCAGTCGACGCTGTGGAGCGCAATGGTCGCAACCTATGCCTCCATTTGAAGAACGGAATTATTGTTCCAGTGGCGCGCAACAGAGTCGCGCATTTACGTGCGCAGGCCTGGATAGGCAACGATAGCCCTTGA
- a CDS encoding VOC family protein, whose protein sequence is MTQSKLLRMDNVGIVVESLDDAVSFFTELGLTLEGRGMVEGEWAGRITGLGNQRVEIAMMVTPDGHSRLELSRFLAPSVVADHRNAPVNALGYLRAMFTVSDIDETLDRLRKHGAQLVGEVVQYEDSYRLCYIRGPEGLLIGLAEPLGSNR, encoded by the coding sequence ATGACCCAAAGCAAATTGCTACGAATGGACAATGTCGGCATCGTGGTGGAATCCCTCGATGACGCCGTCTCCTTTTTCACCGAGCTTGGCCTGACGCTCGAGGGGCGAGGCATGGTTGAAGGAGAATGGGCTGGACGCATTACTGGACTGGGTAATCAGCGCGTCGAGATCGCCATGATGGTCACTCCCGACGGCCATAGCCGCCTCGAGCTCTCGCGGTTTCTCGCCCCGTCCGTAGTCGCCGATCACCGGAACGCCCCGGTGAACGCGCTCGGCTACCTGCGTGCTATGTTCACCGTGAGCGACATCGACGAAACGCTCGACAGACTCCGCAAGCACGGTGCGCAGCTCGTCGGCGAAGTGGTTCAGTACGAGGACTCGTATCGGCTCTGCTACATCCGCGGCCCTGAAGGACTTCTCATCGGACTGGCAGAACCACTCGGTAGCAATCGATAA
- a CDS encoding PadR family transcriptional regulator: MSVVRLLVLGTIRHLGTAHGYAVRQQLEDWRVETWTTVRSGSVYHAIGQLQKEGKLRAVGSEAGARGADRVAFSLTRNGETEFFSLLEDALGSFELTHLSAGVAFLSQLPVERSQALLSELRDKLRANRDFLSRLAAEAPKDGAVPNTGDLLDLWINYLDAIANSVERLVQTLSSGPATAAEPRSQKESQKANQSSSRGRQKR; the protein is encoded by the coding sequence GTGAGCGTGGTACGCCTCCTCGTTCTAGGGACAATTCGGCACCTGGGCACCGCGCATGGCTATGCGGTGCGTCAGCAGCTGGAGGACTGGCGCGTCGAGACGTGGACGACTGTGAGATCGGGCTCGGTCTACCACGCCATTGGGCAGCTCCAAAAGGAAGGCAAACTCCGGGCTGTCGGCAGCGAAGCCGGGGCGCGAGGCGCAGACCGCGTGGCCTTTTCCTTGACCCGTAACGGCGAAACCGAATTCTTCTCTCTCCTTGAGGATGCACTGGGCAGCTTCGAGCTGACACATTTGAGCGCCGGCGTGGCTTTCCTCAGCCAATTGCCCGTGGAGCGCTCGCAGGCGCTCCTCTCCGAATTGCGCGACAAGCTGCGTGCGAACCGCGACTTTCTTAGCCGTCTTGCAGCCGAGGCGCCGAAAGACGGAGCCGTTCCCAACACGGGCGACCTCCTCGACCTTTGGATCAACTATCTCGATGCAATCGCGAACTCGGTCGAGCGGCTTGTCCAAACATTGTCATCTGGACCTGCGACAGCGGCTGAACCGAGATCGCAAAAGGAATCACAGAAGGCAAATCAAAGCTCTTCTCGCGGCCGGCAAAAGCGCTGA
- a CDS encoding RsmB/NOP family class I SAM-dependent RNA methyltransferase, producing the protein MTPGARIQAAIEVIAEIEDRHRPAAEALKDWGRMHRFAGAGDRAAIGNLVFDVLRRRNSLAARMEDGRPRTLVLAAAADLLGLDANGLAGSVDVPHGPGPLGEAEKAGLARKLDGTAAPWIAGDYPEWLHPAFTRVFGDRAAEEGAALAVRAPIDLRVNALRSSREKVARALARFSPQETPLSPVGLRIAPPQGLGRSPNVESDPAHERGLFEVQDEGSQLAALLADTRPGMQVADICAGAGGKTLALAAAMGNKGQIYAHDADATRLKPIFARLTRAAARNVQVIGAHEPERLDAHAGKLDRVVVDAPCTGTGAWRRHPDAKWRLKPQALERRLEEQRLVLDRASTLVKPGGRLVYITCSVLAEENGDQIAGFLARHPGFQALPWAEVWRASLGVDVPASAGADSHGLLLTPARHGTDGFYVCIMERGE; encoded by the coding sequence ATGACGCCCGGGGCACGCATCCAGGCGGCCATCGAGGTGATCGCGGAGATCGAGGATCGTCACCGCCCGGCGGCGGAGGCGCTGAAGGACTGGGGCCGGATGCACCGCTTTGCGGGGGCGGGCGACCGGGCTGCCATCGGCAATTTGGTGTTTGACGTGCTGCGGCGGCGCAATTCGCTCGCCGCACGGATGGAGGATGGCAGGCCGCGCACGCTCGTGCTCGCGGCGGCCGCCGACTTGCTTGGTCTGGATGCGAATGGCCTGGCCGGCTCGGTGGACGTGCCGCATGGGCCCGGGCCGCTCGGCGAGGCAGAGAAGGCGGGGCTTGCCCGGAAGCTCGACGGGACGGCCGCACCCTGGATTGCGGGCGATTATCCGGAATGGCTGCACCCCGCGTTCACTCGGGTATTCGGCGATCGGGCCGCGGAAGAGGGGGCGGCATTGGCGGTAAGGGCGCCAATCGATCTGCGGGTGAACGCGCTGCGCAGCTCGCGGGAGAAGGTGGCCCGGGCGCTCGCCCGGTTCTCGCCGCAAGAGACACCGCTGTCGCCCGTGGGCCTGCGCATCGCGCCGCCTCAGGGCTTGGGGCGTTCGCCCAATGTGGAGAGTGATCCCGCCCATGAGCGGGGGCTGTTCGAGGTGCAGGACGAGGGCTCGCAGCTCGCCGCTTTGCTTGCCGATACCCGGCCGGGCATGCAGGTGGCCGATATCTGCGCCGGCGCTGGTGGCAAGACGCTGGCGCTCGCGGCCGCCATGGGCAACAAGGGGCAGATCTACGCCCATGATGCGGATGCGACCCGACTCAAGCCGATCTTTGCCCGGCTCACTCGTGCGGCGGCGCGCAACGTGCAGGTGATCGGGGCGCACGAGCCGGAGCGGCTGGATGCCCATGCCGGCAAGCTCGACCGGGTTGTGGTCGATGCGCCGTGCACCGGCACGGGTGCGTGGCGGCGGCATCCGGATGCGAAATGGCGCCTGAAGCCGCAGGCTTTGGAGCGGCGCCTGGAGGAGCAACGACTGGTGTTGGACCGCGCGTCGACGCTGGTCAAGCCCGGTGGGCGGCTGGTGTACATCACCTGCTCGGTGCTGGCGGAAGAGAATGGCGATCAGATCGCCGGCTTCCTGGCGCGCCATCCAGGCTTCCAGGCTTTGCCATGGGCCGAGGTTTGGCGCGCCTCCCTCGGCGTTGATGTGCCGGCTTCGGCTGGGGCCGATAGCCACGGCCTGCTGCTCACGCCGGCTCGGCACGGCACGGATGGATTCTATGTCTGCATCATGGAGCGGGGGGAATGA
- the guaA gene encoding glutamine-hydrolyzing GMP synthase — protein MSASWSGGNDARPHGALSFAPRSRKSSHRPQLAEVTVAMSDTVLIIDFGSQVTQLIARRVREAGVYSEIVPFQSAEVAFARIKPRAVILSGSPASALDMGSPRAPQAIFEAGLPVLGICYGEQTICAQLGGKVEGGHHREFGRAFLDITDECLLFDGVWRQGERHQVWMSHGDRVTAIPDGFRVVGVSDGAPFAAIADDVRRIYAVQFHPEVVHTPDGAKLIANFVHKVAGIKGDWSMAAFREAAVERIRREVGSGRVLCALSGGVDSSVAAILIHEAIGEQLTCVFVDHGLMRLNEAQEVVSMFRDHYNIPLLHVDASDKFLAALDGVADPEAKRKTIGRLFIEVFEEEARKLGGADFLAQGTLYPDVIESVSFHGGPSQTIKSHHNVGGLPERMDMKLVEPLRELFKDEVRALGRELGLPERFVGRHPFPGPGLAIRCPGGVTREKLDILRQADAIYLDEIRKAGLYDAIWQAFAVLLPVQTVGVMGDGRTYESVLALRAVTSSDGMTADFYHFDMEFLGRTATRIINEVRGVNRVVYDVTSKPPGTIEWE, from the coding sequence ATGTCTGCATCATGGAGCGGGGGGAATGATGCCCGGCCGCACGGCGCATTGTCATTCGCGCCGAGGTCGCGTAAGTCCTCGCATCGACCACAGCTGGCTGAGGTTACCGTTGCAATGTCCGACACCGTACTGATCATCGATTTCGGCAGCCAGGTCACCCAATTGATTGCCCGCCGTGTGCGCGAGGCGGGGGTCTATTCCGAAATCGTGCCGTTCCAGTCGGCGGAGGTGGCGTTCGCCCGGATCAAGCCGCGCGCGGTGATCCTGTCCGGCAGCCCGGCCAGCGCGCTTGACATGGGCTCGCCGCGGGCGCCGCAAGCGATCTTCGAAGCGGGCCTGCCGGTGCTCGGCATCTGCTATGGCGAGCAGACGATCTGTGCCCAGCTCGGCGGCAAGGTGGAAGGTGGTCATCACCGCGAGTTCGGCCGGGCATTTCTGGACATTACGGACGAGTGCTTGTTGTTCGATGGCGTATGGCGGCAAGGCGAACGCCATCAGGTGTGGATGAGCCATGGCGACCGGGTGACCGCCATTCCCGATGGCTTTCGGGTGGTGGGCGTGTCGGACGGCGCGCCATTTGCCGCCATTGCCGACGACGTACGGCGGATTTATGCGGTTCAGTTCCACCCGGAGGTGGTGCATACGCCGGACGGCGCCAAGCTCATCGCCAATTTCGTGCACAAGGTCGCGGGCATCAAGGGCGACTGGTCGATGGCGGCGTTTCGCGAGGCTGCCGTCGAGCGCATCCGGCGCGAGGTGGGCAGCGGGCGGGTGCTGTGCGCGCTGTCGGGCGGGGTCGACAGCTCGGTTGCGGCCATTCTGATCCATGAGGCCATCGGCGAGCAGCTGACTTGCGTCTTCGTGGACCACGGGCTCATGCGGCTGAACGAGGCGCAGGAGGTGGTCTCGATGTTCCGTGACCACTACAATATCCCGCTGCTCCATGTGGATGCATCGGACAAATTCCTTGCGGCGCTCGATGGGGTGGCGGATCCCGAGGCGAAGCGCAAGACCATCGGCCGGCTGTTCATCGAGGTGTTCGAGGAGGAGGCTCGGAAGCTGGGCGGGGCTGATTTCCTGGCGCAGGGCACGCTTTACCCGGATGTGATCGAGAGCGTGTCCTTTCATGGTGGACCATCGCAGACCATCAAGTCGCATCACAATGTGGGCGGCCTGCCCGAGCGCATGGACATGAAGCTGGTGGAGCCCTTGCGCGAGCTGTTCAAGGACGAGGTGCGGGCGCTTGGCCGCGAGCTCGGCCTGCCCGAGCGCTTCGTCGGCCGGCATCCCTTCCCGGGGCCGGGGCTGGCCATCCGCTGCCCGGGCGGGGTCACCCGGGAGAAACTGGACATCTTGCGGCAAGCGGATGCCATCTATCTCGACGAGATCCGCAAGGCGGGGCTTTACGATGCGATTTGGCAGGCCTTTGCGGTGCTTCTCCCCGTGCAGACGGTGGGCGTGATGGGCGATGGCCGCACCTATGAGAGCGTGCTGGCGCTCAGGGCAGTCACCTCCAGCGACGGGATGACCGCGGATTTCTACCATTTCGACATGGAGTTCCTCGGCCGCACCGCGACACGCATCATCAACGAGGTGCGGGGCGTCAACCGCGTGGTCTACGACGTCACCAGCAAACCTCCGGGGACGATCGAGTGGGAATGA
- the guaB gene encoding IMP dehydrogenase, protein MAVPSAAASFPLFLTFDDVLLKPAASSVLPAEVDTATYLTREIKLNIPIISAAMDTVTEAPLAIAMAQAGGIGVLHRNMEPEMQAEHVRRVKKFESGMVVNPVTIAPEATLAEALELMARHGISGIPVTQRDGAGPNGAGKLVGILTNRDVRFATDLRQRVSELMTRDNLVTVRESVDREEAKRLLHKHRIEKLLVVDDDFRCVGLITVKDIEKAAKHPNACKDDQGRLRVAAATGTGDKGFERAEHLIDAGVDLVVVDTAHGHSQHVIDQVRRIKRLSNKVQVIAGNVATAEATRALIDAGADAIKVGIGPGSICTTRIVAGVGVPQLSAILDSTAEAAKADVPVIADGGIKYSGDLAKALAAGANVAMVGSLLAGTDESPGEVFLYQGRSYKAYRGMGSLGAMARGSADRYFQQDVKDQLKLVPEGIEGQVPYKGPLASVLHQLIGGLRAAMGYTGAASLAEFRQKAEFVRITSAGARESHVHDVVITRESPNYPTQL, encoded by the coding sequence ATGGCGGTCCCGTCCGCGGCGGCATCTTTCCCGTTGTTCCTGACATTCGACGACGTGCTGCTCAAGCCAGCCGCATCATCGGTGCTGCCGGCCGAAGTCGACACGGCGACCTATCTCACCCGCGAGATCAAGCTGAACATCCCCATCATCTCGGCCGCCATGGACACGGTGACCGAGGCGCCGCTCGCCATTGCCATGGCGCAGGCCGGCGGCATCGGCGTGCTTCACCGCAACATGGAGCCGGAGATGCAGGCGGAACACGTGCGGCGTGTGAAGAAGTTCGAATCGGGCATGGTGGTGAACCCGGTGACCATCGCGCCCGAGGCGACGCTCGCCGAAGCGCTCGAGCTGATGGCGCGGCACGGCATTTCCGGCATTCCCGTCACGCAGCGCGACGGCGCCGGGCCGAACGGCGCGGGCAAGCTGGTTGGCATTCTGACCAATCGCGACGTACGGTTCGCGACCGATCTGAGGCAGCGGGTCTCGGAGCTGATGACCCGCGACAATCTGGTCACGGTGCGGGAAAGCGTCGACCGCGAGGAGGCAAAGCGCCTGCTGCACAAGCACCGGATCGAGAAGCTGCTGGTGGTTGACGATGATTTCCGCTGCGTGGGCCTGATCACGGTGAAGGATATCGAGAAGGCTGCCAAACATCCCAATGCCTGCAAGGATGACCAGGGGCGCCTGCGGGTTGCCGCCGCCACCGGCACGGGCGACAAGGGCTTCGAGCGCGCCGAGCACCTGATCGACGCGGGGGTCGACCTGGTGGTGGTCGATACGGCCCATGGTCATTCCCAGCACGTGATCGACCAGGTGCGGCGGATCAAGCGGCTGAGCAACAAGGTCCAGGTGATCGCAGGCAATGTCGCGACCGCCGAGGCGACCCGCGCGCTGATCGATGCCGGCGCAGACGCGATCAAGGTGGGCATCGGTCCAGGTTCGATCTGCACGACGCGCATCGTGGCGGGGGTGGGCGTGCCGCAGCTTTCGGCCATTCTCGACAGCACCGCCGAAGCGGCCAAGGCGGACGTGCCGGTGATTGCGGATGGCGGCATCAAGTATTCCGGCGACCTTGCCAAGGCGCTGGCCGCCGGCGCCAACGTGGCGATGGTCGGCTCGCTTCTGGCCGGTACGGACGAGAGCCCGGGCGAGGTGTTTCTTTATCAGGGCCGGTCCTACAAGGCGTATCGCGGGATGGGATCGCTCGGCGCCATGGCCCGGGGCTCGGCCGACCGCTATTTCCAGCAGGACGTCAAGGACCAGCTGAAGCTGGTGCCGGAGGGGATCGAGGGGCAGGTTCCCTACAAGGGGCCGCTGGCCAGCGTGCTGCATCAGCTGATCGGCGGGCTGCGTGCCGCCATGGGCTATACGGGTGCCGCTTCGCTGGCCGAGTTCCGCCAGAAGGCGGAGTTCGTGCGCATCACCTCGGCCGGCGCGCGCGAGAGCCATGTGCATGACGTGGTGATCACCCGGGAATCGCCGAACTATCCGACGCAGCTGTGA
- the gcvA gene encoding transcriptional regulator GcvA — translation MPRRLPPLTALPAFDAAARHLSFTKAAAELNVTHGAISRAIRNLEETLGTRLFERGTRSVSLTPAGAAYCAEIGAALDRISVATIAATAPRSAGVLNVSTSDGFAGRWLVPRLHRFHRTHPDIDVRLATSGAFADFIRDGIDIAIRYGTGEYEGVVAELLAEEEVSPVCSPALLQGEHPLRVPDDLRHHRLIHDNFRIGWAMWLQHVGLDDIDASSGLRFDAAAYAVEAAVQGEGVLLGRSALVSADLAAGRLVRPFDLSLKSRWKYYVVYPDGALRQRKVKAFRDWLFLEMAVG, via the coding sequence ATGCCCCGCCGCCTTCCTCCCCTGACTGCACTGCCGGCGTTTGACGCGGCCGCCAGGCACCTGAGCTTCACCAAAGCAGCGGCCGAACTGAACGTGACGCACGGCGCGATCAGCCGCGCCATCCGCAACCTCGAGGAGACGCTCGGCACCCGGCTCTTCGAGCGCGGTACGCGATCGGTAAGCCTGACCCCTGCAGGTGCAGCCTATTGCGCGGAAATCGGCGCTGCCCTTGACCGGATAAGCGTTGCGACCATCGCCGCTACTGCCCCGAGATCGGCAGGCGTCCTCAATGTCAGCACGTCGGACGGCTTTGCCGGCAGGTGGCTCGTGCCGCGGCTTCACCGCTTCCATCGCACCCATCCGGACATCGACGTGCGCCTCGCCACCTCAGGCGCGTTCGCGGACTTCATCAGAGACGGAATCGACATCGCCATACGCTACGGCACGGGCGAATATGAGGGCGTGGTGGCGGAGCTCCTTGCTGAAGAGGAGGTGTCTCCAGTCTGCAGTCCTGCGCTGCTGCAGGGCGAGCACCCGCTGCGTGTGCCCGACGACCTCCGGCACCACCGGCTCATCCATGACAACTTCCGCATCGGCTGGGCCATGTGGCTGCAACACGTGGGCCTGGATGACATCGATGCCAGCAGCGGACTGAGATTCGACGCCGCCGCCTACGCCGTCGAAGCGGCCGTGCAGGGTGAGGGCGTGCTGCTTGGCCGGAGCGCTCTTGTCTCTGCCGATCTGGCGGCTGGGCGCCTGGTGCGCCCCTTCGATCTGTCGCTGAAGTCGAGATGGAAATACTATGTCGTCTATCCGGATGGCGCGCTCCGGCAGAGGAAGGTCAAGGCATTCCGCGATTGGCTGTTTCTCGAAATGGCGGTTGGGTAA
- a CDS encoding VOC family protein, with product MKIYPHLWFASQAEEAMEFYMSVFKDSKALGRTVLPDPEVSVVRFELAGLPIVALNTNSHVKYNEAFSFLIETADQAETDYYWDALTADGGKEQPCGWLIDKFGVYWQVTPTILMQMEADPDREKAGRVLQAMQKMKKIIIADLERAYQV from the coding sequence ATGAAGATCTATCCGCACCTCTGGTTCGCATCCCAGGCCGAGGAGGCCATGGAATTTTACATGTCCGTGTTCAAGGACTCGAAGGCACTCGGGCGCACGGTGCTGCCCGATCCCGAGGTCTCGGTCGTTCGGTTCGAATTGGCCGGTCTGCCGATCGTTGCCCTAAACACCAACTCGCACGTGAAGTACAACGAGGCGTTCTCATTCCTCATCGAAACCGCTGATCAGGCCGAGACCGATTACTACTGGGATGCGCTGACCGCCGACGGTGGCAAAGAGCAGCCGTGTGGATGGCTGATCGACAAGTTCGGCGTCTATTGGCAGGTCACGCCGACCATCCTGATGCAGATGGAGGCTGACCCCGACCGGGAGAAGGCTGGCCGGGTGCTACAGGCGATGCAGAAGATGAAGAAGATCATCATCGCCGACCTCGAGCGCGCATACCAGGTCTAG
- a CDS encoding DUF6194 family protein produces the protein MPPSLDAIRHDIASMGSDVHVDATTPDLFFFRGEERRMPFATIVTRDTEFDSFSRLDIDGAFRLNIGLNRDAFAALFPSYASRKALEAADIDYSARDTLLPHPVYGRMHWVCAISPDRCYAKCRDLLSQAYEQARR, from the coding sequence ATGCCACCGTCACTCGATGCCATCAGGCACGACATCGCTTCCATGGGCTCGGACGTCCACGTCGACGCCACGACGCCCGATCTCTTCTTCTTCCGCGGCGAAGAGCGGCGCATGCCTTTCGCCACCATCGTCACGCGAGACACCGAATTCGACAGCTTCTCGCGGCTCGATATCGATGGGGCATTCCGATTGAACATTGGTCTCAACCGCGATGCCTTTGCGGCGCTGTTTCCCTCTTATGCGTCGCGCAAGGCTCTCGAAGCTGCCGATATCGACTACTCGGCTCGCGACACGCTCCTCCCGCATCCGGTCTACGGACGCATGCACTGGGTGTGCGCGATCAGCCCCGATCGGTGCTATGCCAAATGTCGCGATCTTCTGAGCCAGGCGTATGAGCAGGCCCGGCGATAG